A portion of the Acidimicrobiia bacterium genome contains these proteins:
- the pyrB gene encoding aspartate carbamoyltransferase: protein MTTLRTTEHLPFGEKRDPRFFGRDILSVSQFDRSDLDTIFAVAHEMRGMVERIGSFDLLKGKVLTNLFYEPSTRTSSSFVAAIERLGGSVIQINNVTYSSVSKGESLPDTVRTLESYSDAIVIRHPEKGSAAEAAAAASKPVINAGDGPGEHPTQALLDAFTILAEMGTLDGLTVTMLGDLKYGRTVHSLAKLLTMFDVKLNYVSPEILKMPADLVAEVGAAGIAQLETPDLDAVLPDTDVLYVTRIQKERFESVDEYELVKDSYVITAETMKHAKEQMAVLHPLPRVGEIAMEVDDDPRAAYFRQMEYGMYVRMALLALVLGRA from the coding sequence ATGACCACGCTGCGTACCACCGAGCACCTTCCTTTCGGCGAGAAGAGGGATCCGCGATTCTTCGGAAGGGACATCCTCTCGGTCTCGCAGTTCGATCGCTCGGATCTGGACACCATCTTCGCGGTCGCCCATGAGATGCGCGGGATGGTCGAGCGCATCGGTTCATTCGACCTGCTCAAGGGCAAGGTCCTGACCAACCTTTTCTACGAGCCTTCGACCAGGACGTCTTCGTCGTTTGTGGCGGCGATCGAGCGTCTCGGGGGCAGCGTGATTCAGATCAACAACGTCACGTATTCGTCGGTCTCGAAGGGCGAATCCTTGCCGGACACCGTCAGGACTCTGGAGTCCTATTCGGACGCGATCGTTATCCGTCACCCTGAAAAGGGTTCTGCGGCCGAAGCTGCCGCAGCCGCCTCCAAGCCCGTGATCAACGCCGGCGACGGCCCGGGCGAGCATCCAACTCAGGCGCTGTTGGATGCGTTCACGATCCTGGCGGAGATGGGGACTCTCGACGGGCTCACCGTGACAATGCTCGGAGATCTCAAGTACGGGCGCACTGTTCATTCGCTGGCCAAACTCTTGACCATGTTCGACGTGAAGCTCAACTACGTTTCGCCCGAGATACTCAAGATGCCGGCCGACCTCGTAGCTGAGGTTGGGGCGGCGGGAATCGCGCAACTGGAGACCCCCGACCTCGACGCGGTCCTGCCGGACACCGACGTCCTCTACGTCACCCGTATCCAGAAAGAGCGTTTTGAGAGCGTGGACGAGTACGAGTTGGTGAAAGACTCGTACGTGATCACTGCGGAGACCATGAAGCACGCCAAGGAGCAGATGGCCGTGCTTCACCCGCTGCCCCGTGTCGGTGAGATCGCCATGGAGGTCGACGACGATCCCCGCGCTGCCTACTTCCGGCAGATGGAGTACGGCATGTACGTCAGGATGGCCCTGCTGGCGCTGGTGCTCGGCCGGGCCTGA